From Segatella copri, the proteins below share one genomic window:
- a CDS encoding DUF3871 family protein, producing the protein MNNIILLPQAQRTNHIEDAVILDEFKAENHFIEANTQEVTFEHLKNDCITPVFAKDNELTINHADFIETIEDATRTFFHGQKVRTPSIRVSHVIKGRIPEAVRKPANQLLDSDKTIYYERAAFSIDIPTVFETVMGNKLNLSIVGVRAYNQMNLYSKKSPELFRLAIGFKNQVCCNMCIFTDGYKEDLRVTSTNELYRAALELFNSFNPARQLQRLHSLGNTTMNEHQFCQILGKMRLYQCLPNYYQRNIPKMLLTDTQINSVAKAYINDENFNSFGEDINMWKFYNLLTGANKSSYIDSFLDRSLNTTQLALGINAALHGDERYKWFID; encoded by the coding sequence ATGAACAACATTATTTTATTGCCACAGGCACAGAGAACAAATCACATCGAGGATGCAGTTATCTTGGACGAGTTTAAAGCAGAGAATCACTTTATCGAGGCTAACACGCAAGAGGTAACTTTCGAGCACTTAAAGAACGATTGCATCACTCCTGTTTTTGCTAAGGACAACGAGTTGACCATCAACCACGCTGACTTTATTGAGACCATCGAGGATGCAACCAGAACTTTCTTCCATGGTCAAAAGGTTAGAACTCCAAGCATTCGAGTTTCACATGTAATCAAGGGTAGAATACCAGAGGCTGTTAGAAAGCCTGCCAATCAACTCTTGGATTCAGACAAGACCATCTACTATGAACGTGCAGCATTCAGCATCGACATTCCTACGGTCTTTGAGACTGTAATGGGTAACAAGCTGAACCTATCCATCGTAGGAGTTAGAGCATACAACCAGATGAACTTATATTCCAAGAAATCACCAGAGCTATTCAGACTAGCTATCGGTTTCAAGAATCAAGTTTGCTGCAACATGTGCATCTTTACAGATGGCTACAAAGAGGATTTGAGAGTGACATCTACTAATGAACTCTATCGTGCAGCCTTGGAGCTATTCAACAGTTTCAATCCTGCTAGACAACTTCAACGACTCCACTCGTTAGGGAACACCACCATGAACGAACATCAGTTTTGCCAGATACTTGGCAAGATGAGACTCTATCAGTGCTTACCTAATTACTATCAGAGAAACATTCCTAAGATGTTGCTAACTGATACACAGATTAACAGCGTAGCCAAAGCATACATCAATGATGAGAACTTTAATAGTTTTGGAGAGGACATCAACATGTGGAAGTTCTACAACCTGTTAACAGGAGCTAACAAGTCTAGCTATATAGACTCATTCTTGGATAGAAGCCTCAACACCACCCAACTTGCACTTGGCATCAATGCAGCCTTGCATGGTGACGAGCGATATAAATGGTTTATCGACTAA
- a CDS encoding site-specific integrase — protein MTTTTDFAKHLSRFLVEYLPHERNVSPNTISSYRDAFVQFIDFMKDIKGITVEKLQLKHLTRVSVTEYLEWLLNKRKCSAATRNYRLAAIHSFCHYLQYSVIEMIEEWQKILTIKAIKTSGTTLNYLTIEGIKLLLAQPDTSTWRGRRNLALLSLMYDTGARVSEIADLTVDSVRITHEPYTIRLFGKGRKARIVPLVKEQVSILCEYMEENHLNDCNKAASPLFYNGRNEKLTREGITYILCTYANMARKVSPELIPQRISCHSIRHSRAMHLLQAGVNLIYIRDLLGHVSIQTTDIYARADSKAKREAFEKAYTDLTPNREADKSWENNKNLRDWLRGLKK, from the coding sequence ATGACTACGACGACTGACTTTGCCAAACATTTAAGCCGCTTTCTGGTAGAATACCTGCCTCATGAGCGTAATGTAAGCCCTAACACCATATCCTCCTATAGAGATGCATTTGTACAATTTATTGACTTCATGAAAGATATTAAAGGAATCACAGTTGAAAAATTGCAATTGAAACATCTCACGAGAGTAAGTGTAACCGAGTATCTCGAATGGCTACTTAACAAGCGAAAATGCTCTGCAGCGACACGTAACTATCGGCTTGCTGCCATTCATTCTTTTTGTCATTACTTGCAATATAGCGTCATAGAAATGATAGAAGAATGGCAAAAGATCCTAACTATTAAAGCCATAAAAACATCAGGGACAACACTTAACTACCTGACAATAGAAGGTATCAAGTTGTTGCTGGCTCAGCCTGATACATCAACTTGGAGAGGCCGAAGAAATCTCGCTTTACTCTCACTAATGTATGATACGGGAGCAAGAGTCTCTGAAATAGCAGATCTTACTGTGGATAGTGTGCGCATAACCCATGAGCCATATACCATACGTCTGTTCGGAAAAGGACGCAAAGCACGAATAGTACCGCTTGTAAAGGAACAGGTGTCAATTCTATGTGAATATATGGAAGAGAATCATCTTAACGATTGCAACAAAGCTGCGTCTCCACTTTTCTATAATGGCAGAAATGAAAAGCTAACGCGTGAGGGTATCACATACATTCTTTGTACTTATGCAAACATGGCAAGGAAGGTGTCTCCAGAACTTATTCCGCAAAGGATTAGTTGTCACTCTATACGTCATAGTCGAGCTATGCATCTTCTACAGGCTGGAGTCAACCTTATTTATATTAGAGATTTGCTAGGACATGTCTCTATTCAAACAACGGACATTTATGCTCGTGCAGACTCTAAAGCAAAACGTGAGGCGTTCGAAAAGGCGTATACAGATCTCACACCTAACCGAGAGGCTGATAAATCTTGGGAAAACAATAAAAATCTCAGAGATTGGCTCAGAGGTCTGAAGAAATAG
- a CDS encoding tyrosine-type recombinase/integrase: MAEQFKYSSVLASYMNHLLDIKISAGISALRTRWILKEIDDFANAECLKDPHIKEVFFKKWRATRVADCDRTLYSKCSVWCQLTRLMCRCGCVCFIPRMPKQPKSDFTPYIFTKEQIGAIFSAADEYRLYDIRMGTALIAMPALLRLLYSTGMRISEALSIRNKHVHLDEGYIRLDKTKNGSERIVPLCESMKTVLTSYMEYRNNMPIKDIAAGNGFLFVKSDGTSIKANSVYQHLRKLLDTCGIPHKGNHHGPRVHDLRHTNAVHALVQMGHKGMDLYASLPILSTCLGHHSLKATEQYVRLTCNMYPELEEQCSEINAFVYPKICKAYDYDD, encoded by the coding sequence ATGGCTGAGCAATTTAAATATTCCAGCGTGTTAGCCTCATATATGAATCATCTTCTTGACATTAAAATATCTGCAGGAATCAGTGCGTTGCGTACCAGATGGATATTGAAAGAGATTGACGACTTTGCCAATGCAGAGTGCCTAAAGGATCCTCATATCAAAGAGGTGTTCTTCAAAAAGTGGAGAGCTACACGTGTGGCGGACTGTGACAGAACTTTATATTCCAAATGTTCCGTATGGTGTCAATTGACAAGACTGATGTGCAGGTGTGGCTGTGTATGCTTCATTCCACGAATGCCCAAGCAACCGAAGTCTGATTTTACTCCGTATATATTCACAAAGGAGCAGATTGGCGCAATCTTTTCTGCAGCGGACGAATATAGACTATATGACATACGCATGGGTACAGCTCTCATAGCCATGCCAGCTCTTCTTCGTTTACTATATAGTACAGGAATGCGTATATCTGAGGCTCTTTCCATCCGCAACAAACATGTTCATCTGGATGAAGGTTACATTCGCTTAGATAAAACCAAGAACGGAAGTGAAAGGATCGTACCTTTATGTGAGTCGATGAAGACGGTACTTACATCTTATATGGAGTATAGAAACAATATGCCCATCAAAGACATAGCTGCAGGAAATGGTTTTTTGTTTGTAAAATCGGACGGGACTAGCATCAAGGCTAATAGTGTATATCAGCATCTGCGCAAATTGCTGGACACATGCGGAATTCCCCATAAGGGGAATCATCATGGACCACGCGTTCACGACCTGCGACATACGAATGCAGTACATGCTCTTGTACAGATGGGGCACAAAGGAATGGACTTGTATGCCAGTTTGCCAATTCTCTCAACATGCCTGGGACATCACTCGCTGAAAGCGACAGAGCAGTATGTTCGCCTCACATGCAACATGTATCCAGAATTGGAAGAGCAATGTTCTGAAATCAACGCTTTTGTCTATCCAAAGATATGTAAAGCCTATGACTACGACGACTGA
- a CDS encoding site-specific integrase yields MDRCIKYFEDHCYTENRISVYKCLWRKGIVHYMSAHDIENYSPSIGEEFLSTCHHYGEIRHQEREMIRSIQVLDDMLSLGLIRKRCFTPVFHTLDGKIGMEMEKLIIHLTSLRRSLVTINDYRLYLSEFLTHLNLSGVNSVSEIADKHILSFVSSHPTNKVNIVSALRVLFRFWKAEHIVDGRFDGLFDTYKLRKKERIPSFYTAAEVNIVENSVNRSSGVGKRNYAMLLLASRLGLRASDIANLQFSNIDWDNNVLTLVMHKTGKVIELPLLADVGNAIIDYLQHGRPQTVSQNVFLSCKAPYVPATKSMVCSAINNIICKSGIDVSAKHHGPHSLRHSLASVMLEKGTTLPVISESLGHRSTETTLTYLKIDIKSLIECAIPVPPVPDAFYKQRGGAFYG; encoded by the coding sequence ATGGATCGATGCATCAAGTACTTTGAAGACCATTGTTACACAGAGAATAGAATATCTGTGTATAAATGTCTATGGCGTAAAGGCATCGTCCACTACATGTCGGCTCACGACATTGAGAATTATTCCCCTTCTATTGGTGAAGAGTTCCTGTCAACCTGTCATCATTATGGTGAGATTCGTCACCAGGAGCGTGAAATGATTCGCAGTATTCAAGTCCTTGACGATATGCTTTCGTTAGGGCTTATACGTAAGCGTTGTTTCACTCCTGTTTTCCATACCCTCGATGGGAAGATTGGCATGGAGATGGAAAAACTCATCATCCATCTTACTTCTCTTCGTAGAAGTCTGGTGACTATAAATGACTATCGTTTGTATCTAAGCGAGTTCTTAACTCATCTCAATCTCAGTGGTGTCAACAGTGTGTCCGAGATTGCGGATAAACACATCTTGTCGTTTGTCTCGTCCCATCCGACCAACAAGGTAAACATAGTTTCTGCCCTGCGTGTCCTCTTTCGTTTCTGGAAAGCGGAGCATATTGTAGATGGAAGGTTTGATGGTCTGTTTGACACATATAAGCTGCGCAAGAAAGAGCGTATTCCTTCGTTTTACACAGCAGCAGAGGTAAATATAGTAGAGAACTCCGTGAATAGAAGCAGCGGCGTTGGCAAGAGAAACTATGCAATGTTATTACTTGCATCACGTTTGGGGTTGCGAGCTTCGGACATAGCCAACCTACAGTTCTCTAATATAGACTGGGACAACAATGTACTAACCCTTGTGATGCATAAGACCGGAAAGGTCATAGAGTTGCCATTGCTTGCGGATGTTGGTAATGCCATCATAGATTACTTGCAGCATGGAAGACCTCAGACAGTTTCACAGAATGTATTTCTTTCTTGCAAGGCACCTTATGTGCCAGCAACCAAAAGTATGGTATGCTCTGCAATAAACAACATCATCTGTAAATCCGGAATAGATGTATCGGCCAAGCATCATGGTCCACATTCTCTACGTCATTCTCTTGCAAGCGTCATGCTTGAGAAAGGCACGACGTTACCTGTCATATCCGAATCGCTAGGGCATCGCAGTACGGAAACAACTCTCACTTATCTTAAGATTGACATAAAGTCTTTGATAGAGTGTGCCATTCCTGTACCGCCAGTTCCAGATGCCTTTTACAAACAGAGAGGAGGTGCGTTCTATGGCTGA
- a CDS encoding IS4 family transposase, whose amino-acid sequence MNKGKTIFSQIMSLIPERDFKTCVDRYKGNYRARNFSCKDQFLVMSYAQLTGRDSLRDIENCLTALSSKLYHCGISYAVPRNTLAKANEKRDWHIYKDFADVLLKKVRPLYVKDKFRLDLDNMVYAFDSSTISLCLKLCPWAKYRKNKGGIKMHTLVDLRGNLPVSVYLTSASVNDVKALDDLYIEPSAIYLMDRGYVDFNRLFKLITKKNAFFVTRAKDNMLFEVVSEAEVDKSTGIISDERIKLTGLHTAKWYPEELRMVTYEDYATSKVYRFLTNNMEYEALTISELYRERWNVELYFYDKNIIMSS is encoded by the coding sequence ATGAACAAAGGCAAAACTATATTCTCTCAGATTATGTCACTTATACCAGAACGTGATTTCAAAACTTGTGTAGACCGTTATAAGGGAAACTACAGAGCAAGAAACTTCTCTTGCAAAGACCAATTCCTAGTAATGAGCTATGCTCAATTAACAGGTCGTGATAGTCTTCGAGATATAGAAAACTGCCTTACGGCACTCTCCAGCAAACTTTACCATTGTGGTATTAGTTATGCTGTACCACGTAATACTCTAGCAAAAGCTAACGAGAAGCGAGATTGGCATATCTATAAAGATTTTGCAGACGTTCTTTTGAAAAAAGTACGTCCTCTTTATGTCAAAGACAAGTTCAGATTAGACCTAGACAACATGGTATATGCTTTTGATAGCAGTACTATAAGTCTGTGTCTCAAATTATGTCCTTGGGCAAAGTATCGCAAAAACAAAGGTGGCATCAAAATGCACACATTAGTCGATTTGCGAGGAAATCTTCCAGTCTCAGTTTATTTGACTTCTGCATCGGTTAATGATGTAAAAGCTCTTGATGATCTCTACATAGAACCTTCTGCTATCTATTTGATGGACAGAGGATATGTAGATTTCAACAGACTCTTCAAGTTGATAACTAAGAAGAATGCATTCTTTGTTACTAGGGCAAAAGATAACATGCTTTTTGAAGTTGTATCAGAAGCCGAAGTTGACAAGAGTACTGGTATCATTTCTGATGAACGTATCAAATTAACAGGACTACATACTGCCAAATGGTATCCTGAAGAACTTAGAATGGTAACCTATGAGGACTATGCAACAAGTAAGGTGTATAGGTTTCTCACAAACAACATGGAATATGAAGCGCTTACCATATCTGAATTATATAGGGAAAGATGGAACGTGGAACTTTACTTTTATGACAAGAATATCATTATGTCAAGTTAG
- a CDS encoding site-specific integrase, producing MLTIKAEIKKGELKANGTYNVKIRFTLNRKVKRLSSSLFVSPKDLTKSGDFKKTTKIYKEIENLVQGYKNKCNEMQVDLNSYSLDDIFKHLKFEDMKDKEIDFIDFSRKWIAKATIKGANNYKTVLNSLTSFIGRDSLNISEINLSFITGYADYIKKCREAKIEKLEKAGKRVPSNRMMSLYLGSLRHLFKEAQKEYNNYDNGLILIPSSPFDNFKIPKQEATRKRALDKATIKKIYALPYRNTSKGIKGTCRYDLAKDCFILSFGLIGMNSVDLYNVTDYKDGKLTYYRTKTKARRNDKAKMVVDVPPMLKPLIEKYRDKSGKRVFNFYQYYANDKGFNKAINRGLKEIGSELAIDDLEFYAARHSWATLAINKVGIDKFTVHAALNHVDESMRVTDIYIERDFQNENKANGKVVKYVFGTK from the coding sequence ATGCTGACAATCAAAGCAGAAATTAAAAAAGGAGAGCTTAAAGCAAATGGTACTTACAATGTAAAGATACGCTTTACGCTCAATCGTAAGGTGAAGAGACTATCATCGAGTCTTTTCGTTTCTCCAAAGGACTTAACTAAATCTGGAGATTTCAAGAAAACAACCAAGATTTACAAAGAGATTGAGAACTTAGTACAAGGGTACAAGAACAAGTGCAATGAAATGCAGGTTGATTTAAACAGCTATTCTCTTGATGATATTTTCAAGCACCTAAAGTTTGAGGATATGAAAGACAAGGAGATTGACTTTATCGACTTTTCCAGAAAGTGGATAGCTAAGGCTACCATAAAAGGAGCAAACAATTACAAGACCGTTCTCAACTCACTCACTTCATTTATTGGACGTGACAGCCTCAACATTTCAGAAATCAATTTATCCTTTATCACAGGATATGCTGATTATATAAAGAAATGTAGAGAAGCTAAAATAGAGAAGTTGGAGAAAGCAGGGAAGCGTGTTCCATCTAACAGAATGATGTCTTTATATTTAGGCAGTTTACGACACCTATTTAAGGAGGCACAGAAGGAATACAATAACTACGACAATGGTTTGATACTTATTCCATCATCCCCTTTCGATAATTTCAAGATTCCGAAACAGGAGGCAACCCGAAAGAGAGCACTTGATAAAGCCACCATCAAGAAGATTTATGCTCTTCCATATAGGAATACAAGTAAAGGAATCAAGGGGACGTGCAGATACGACCTAGCTAAAGATTGCTTTATCTTATCTTTTGGGCTAATCGGCATGAACTCTGTTGACCTTTATAACGTGACAGATTACAAAGATGGTAAGCTGACATACTACAGAACCAAGACAAAAGCACGTAGAAATGACAAGGCGAAGATGGTGGTTGATGTTCCTCCAATGCTGAAACCTTTGATTGAGAAGTACAGAGACAAATCTGGCAAACGAGTCTTCAACTTCTATCAATATTACGCAAACGACAAAGGCTTCAATAAGGCGATAAATCGAGGCTTGAAAGAAATTGGCTCAGAATTAGCTATAGATGATTTGGAGTTTTACGCTGCAAGACATTCATGGGCTACCCTAGCCATTAACAAGGTTGGCATAGACAAATTCACTGTCCATGCAGCACTCAACCACGTTGATGAGTCTATGAGAGTGACCGACATTTATATCGAGCGAGACTTTCAGAACGAGAATAAAGCTAATGGAAAGGTCGTAAAATACGTTTTTGGGACAAAATAA
- a CDS encoding calcium-translocating P-type ATPase, PMCA-type: MDIDKNKRIGLTDEQVKQSREQHGKNVLTPPQRTSLWKLYLDKYRDPIIQILLVAAFVSLILAFIEKNFMETIGIFVAVFLATTVGFYFERDAAKKFNLLTALSEEQPVKVRRNGKVMEIPRHDVVVGDVVLVEVGDEVPADGELIVCNDLQINESALTGEPVAEKSLEGGGDGAYPRNVILRSTMVMNGRGEFVVTAVGDATEIGKVAKKSTEQTSVETPLHMQLDKLAKMISKVGSVVSVAAFFIFLIHDILTNPVWGGKDYFYMAEIVLKYFMMAVTLIVMAVPEGLPMAITLSLALNMRRMLKSNNLVRKLHACETMGAVTVICTDKTGTLTQNKMQVSALELKQGDEALLDTAIALNSTAELNDGKPIGNPTESALLLWLDAQGKDYEELRKQVNVLKQLPFSTERKMMATLAEVDGETYLFVKGAPEIVMKKCIIEDRMLRQSAEELDEWQHKAMRTLAFAYKKIEASIMRTSRTSTAEVVALLDANDLQLQAIAAIADPIRPDVPAAVQECRHAGIEVKVVTGDTAATALEIGKQIGVFEDEPENIGADGSLTSLDQQMITGEQWEALSDEEAYERAKDIRVMSRARPTDKQRLVAMLQKRGEVVAVTGDGTNDAPALHYAHVGLSLGSGTSVAKEASDMTLLDDSFKSIANAVMWGRSLYRNLQRFLFFQLVVNVAALLLVLGGSVIGTEMPLTVTQILWVNLIMDTFAALALASLPPSHEVMKDKPRKASDFIINKSIGFGILFCGIVFFLVMFALLVYCERRGKGGVDVHELTMFFTTFVMIQFWNLFNAKALMSHHTAFRHFLKDKGMILVLVLVLVGQWIIVTFGGEMFRTTPLSLHEWLLIIGSTSVVLWAGELWRAFKRMIAKRR, encoded by the coding sequence ATGGACATAGACAAAAATAAAAGAATCGGTCTTACCGATGAACAAGTTAAACAGAGTAGGGAACAGCATGGCAAGAACGTGCTTACCCCTCCTCAACGTACTTCATTATGGAAATTGTATTTGGATAAATATCGCGACCCGATTATCCAGATACTTCTTGTGGCGGCTTTTGTATCCCTTATCCTTGCTTTTATCGAAAAGAATTTCATGGAGACCATCGGTATCTTCGTGGCAGTTTTCCTTGCTACTACCGTGGGCTTCTACTTTGAGCGCGATGCTGCCAAGAAGTTTAATCTGCTCACGGCGCTCAGCGAAGAGCAGCCGGTTAAGGTGCGCCGCAATGGTAAGGTGATGGAGATTCCGCGCCACGATGTGGTGGTGGGAGATGTAGTGCTCGTAGAAGTGGGCGACGAGGTGCCTGCCGATGGAGAACTCATCGTCTGCAACGACCTGCAGATTAACGAATCTGCCCTTACGGGCGAACCTGTTGCCGAGAAATCTCTGGAAGGCGGTGGCGATGGTGCCTATCCTCGCAACGTCATCCTCCGTTCTACCATGGTGATGAATGGCAGGGGCGAGTTCGTGGTTACTGCCGTGGGCGATGCTACCGAGATTGGTAAGGTAGCGAAGAAATCTACCGAACAGACTTCGGTGGAGACACCGCTTCACATGCAGCTCGACAAGTTGGCTAAGATGATTTCCAAGGTAGGCTCTGTAGTATCTGTGGCAGCCTTCTTCATCTTCCTGATTCACGATATCCTCACCAATCCGGTATGGGGCGGCAAGGATTATTTCTATATGGCAGAAATCGTGTTGAAATACTTCATGATGGCTGTTACCCTGATTGTGATGGCGGTGCCGGAGGGATTGCCGATGGCGATTACCCTTTCTCTGGCGCTCAACATGCGAAGAATGCTGAAGTCGAACAATCTGGTGCGCAAGCTCCATGCCTGCGAAACCATGGGTGCCGTTACCGTGATCTGTACCGATAAAACCGGTACACTTACCCAGAACAAGATGCAGGTGAGTGCCCTGGAACTCAAGCAGGGCGATGAGGCGCTGCTCGATACTGCCATTGCCCTCAACTCTACAGCCGAGTTGAATGACGGCAAACCTATCGGAAACCCTACCGAGTCGGCTCTCCTGCTCTGGCTCGATGCCCAGGGCAAGGATTATGAAGAACTCCGCAAGCAGGTGAACGTGCTCAAGCAGTTGCCTTTCTCTACCGAGAGAAAGATGATGGCAACCTTGGCAGAAGTTGATGGCGAGACCTATCTCTTCGTGAAGGGTGCGCCTGAAATCGTGATGAAGAAATGCATCATCGAAGATAGAATGCTGAGACAGTCAGCCGAAGAACTCGATGAGTGGCAGCATAAGGCGATGAGAACCCTGGCGTTCGCCTATAAGAAGATAGAAGCTTCTATCATGAGAACTTCCAGAACCTCTACTGCCGAAGTGGTAGCACTTCTCGATGCCAACGACCTTCAGTTGCAGGCCATTGCAGCCATTGCCGATCCTATCCGTCCGGATGTTCCTGCTGCCGTGCAGGAGTGCCGCCATGCGGGTATCGAGGTGAAGGTGGTTACGGGTGATACGGCTGCCACCGCTTTGGAGATAGGCAAGCAGATAGGTGTCTTTGAAGATGAACCTGAGAATATCGGAGCAGATGGCTCTCTGACCTCGCTCGACCAGCAGATGATTACGGGCGAACAGTGGGAGGCTCTTTCTGACGAAGAGGCTTACGAACGGGCGAAGGATATCCGTGTGATGAGCCGTGCTCGTCCTACCGATAAGCAGCGACTGGTGGCCATGCTCCAGAAGCGTGGCGAGGTGGTTGCCGTAACAGGCGACGGTACCAACGATGCTCCGGCGCTTCACTATGCTCACGTGGGCTTGTCGCTGGGTTCGGGAACTTCCGTGGCTAAGGAGGCTTCGGATATGACCCTGCTCGATGATTCCTTCAAGTCTATCGCCAATGCCGTGATGTGGGGACGCTCGCTCTATCGCAACCTGCAGCGCTTCCTCTTCTTCCAGTTGGTAGTAAACGTAGCAGCCCTCCTGCTGGTGCTTGGCGGCTCAGTTATCGGAACTGAAATGCCGTTGACGGTAACCCAGATTCTTTGGGTGAACCTTATCATGGATACCTTCGCAGCCTTGGCACTTGCCTCATTGCCTCCATCTCACGAGGTGATGAAGGATAAACCACGCAAGGCATCCGATTTCATCATCAACAAGAGCATCGGTTTCGGTATCCTGTTCTGCGGCATCGTCTTCTTCCTCGTTATGTTTGCCCTGCTGGTTTACTGTGAGCGCAGAGGCAAGGGTGGCGTAGATGTGCATGAACTGACCATGTTCTTCACCACCTTCGTGATGATTCAGTTCTGGAACCTCTTCAATGCCAAGGCGCTGATGAGCCATCATACTGCATTCCGCCATTTCCTGAAGGATAAGGGAATGATTCTGGTGCTTGTACTGGTATTGGTGGGTCAGTGGATTATCGTAACCTTTGGTGGCGAAATGTTCCGCACCACACCATTGTCGCTCCATGAGTGGCTGCTCATCATCGGCTCAACCTCCGTTGTACTTTGGGCGGGCGAGCTGTGGAGAGCTTTTAAGAGAATGATAGCAAAGAGAAGATAA
- a CDS encoding bifunctional riboflavin kinase/FAD synthetase yields MNTIHYNDIVQLPPCVATIGFFDGVHRGHQFLIHHLVETARKDGLQSTVITFDAHPRKVLQADYQPEMLSTLDSKLLLLSKTEVDNAVVLHFDKAMAAMSAREFMQQVLHDHLNVRKLFIGYDHRFGHNREETFEDYVRYGKEMGIEVIRNEAFQIDGINISSSVIRSFLKEGEVEMAARCLGFPYTLIGKVVNGFHEGRKLGFPTANLDISHFGQLIPAPGVYAVRVRLENTVVWKRGMMNVGNRPTFNGRQLTLETHIFNFDGDIYDQLLLVSFVKRIRGEQKFDSPEELAAQLKEDEQTVLDLFEKEAE; encoded by the coding sequence ATGAATACAATACATTATAACGATATCGTGCAGTTGCCGCCTTGTGTGGCAACGATTGGTTTCTTCGACGGGGTGCATCGGGGACATCAGTTCCTGATTCATCATCTCGTAGAGACGGCACGAAAGGATGGCTTGCAATCTACCGTCATCACCTTTGATGCGCATCCCCGCAAGGTATTGCAGGCAGATTATCAGCCAGAGATGCTGAGCACACTCGACTCCAAACTGCTGCTGCTTTCGAAGACAGAAGTGGATAATGCTGTGGTGCTGCATTTCGACAAGGCGATGGCTGCCATGTCGGCAAGAGAGTTTATGCAGCAGGTGCTCCACGACCATCTCAACGTAAGGAAACTCTTCATCGGCTACGACCATCGCTTCGGTCACAACCGCGAGGAGACTTTCGAAGATTACGTGCGCTACGGCAAGGAGATGGGCATCGAGGTAATCAGGAACGAAGCCTTCCAGATAGATGGCATCAACATCTCTTCTTCCGTCATCCGCTCTTTCCTGAAAGAGGGAGAAGTGGAGATGGCAGCCCGGTGCCTCGGTTTCCCATACACCCTCATCGGAAAGGTGGTGAATGGATTCCATGAAGGCAGAAAGCTCGGTTTCCCTACAGCCAATCTCGACATCTCTCACTTCGGACAGCTGATTCCTGCTCCTGGTGTCTATGCCGTAAGGGTAAGACTGGAGAATACGGTGGTATGGAAACGGGGAATGATGAATGTGGGCAATCGCCCAACCTTCAATGGCAGACAACTGACGCTAGAGACGCACATCTTCAATTTCGACGGGGATATTTATGACCAGCTCTTGCTCGTAAGCTTCGTGAAGCGAATAAGGGGCGAACAGAAGTTTGACAGTCCCGAGGAGTTGGCGGCGCAGCTGAAAGAGGATGAGCAGACCGTGCTGGATCTCTTTGAAAAGGAAGCGGAATGA
- a CDS encoding CPBP family intramembrane glutamic endopeptidase: MAKINLKRGLTDIVLYLIIFIVVQIIVMYAGAGIWAGIKGEGYQATLLAVSSGSNPILMALTSAFSNVITLVIFLKTKWTPLTRDYLLSKPWATLLWVALFALGTIIPLELIYEQIGIEMDENAEQILASLMKEPWGYVAIGVLAPFAEEVVFRGAILRTLLGLMSKKNHWVAIMISAAIFGLAHANVAQFVNALLLGLLLGWMYYRTKSLVPGILLHWVNNTMAYVLSNIMPQSDGKLIDLFHGDDKTMYYAVGFSLCIMIPSFIQLVIRLKKVKA; encoded by the coding sequence ATGGCAAAGATTAATTTAAAGAGAGGTTTGACGGATATCGTCCTCTACCTGATTATATTTATAGTAGTACAGATTATCGTGATGTATGCTGGCGCAGGAATCTGGGCGGGCATTAAGGGCGAAGGTTACCAGGCAACGCTCCTGGCTGTCAGTTCGGGCAGCAATCCTATCCTGATGGCGCTTACCTCAGCGTTCAGCAACGTTATCACCCTCGTCATCTTCCTGAAGACGAAGTGGACACCGCTGACCCGCGATTATCTGCTTTCCAAGCCTTGGGCAACGCTTCTCTGGGTGGCATTGTTCGCCCTGGGAACCATCATTCCTCTGGAGCTCATATATGAGCAGATAGGCATCGAGATGGACGAGAATGCCGAGCAGATACTCGCATCGCTCATGAAGGAGCCTTGGGGTTATGTGGCTATCGGCGTTCTGGCGCCTTTTGCTGAGGAGGTTGTGTTCCGTGGAGCCATTCTCCGCACCCTGCTGGGTCTTATGAGCAAGAAGAACCATTGGGTAGCCATCATGATTTCGGCTGCCATCTTCGGTCTGGCTCACGCCAACGTAGCGCAGTTTGTCAATGCTCTCCTGCTGGGCTTACTCCTGGGTTGGATGTATTATCGCACCAAGAGTCTTGTTCCGGGCATCCTGCTCCACTGGGTGAATAATACGATGGCGTATGTCCTGTCCAATATCATGCCTCAGAGCGATGGCAAACTCATCGACCTCTTCCATGGTGATGACAAGACCATGTATTATGCCGTAGGCTTCTCTCTCTGCATCATGATTCCAAGTTTCATACAGCTGGTTATCAGATTAAAGAAGGTGAAGGCTTAA